The genomic window GAGACCTATTAGAGTTCCACTTGTCTTATAATGCCTTTCATTTCATGTTCCAGAGCTCCCCTCAAGGGTCCACGTGTCACACCTGGGCTAACTTCTGATACATTATCTTTGTTTAAATGACTGGAAAGAATACAGTCCCAAATTTGGGTGAACTGCGCACAGACTGCTTGTTTAATGATAAGGCATAAACATtgtgaaaagttattttatctTCAGCTGTGGGGCAATtcggcaaaaaaaaaacaaaatggaagagtTATTTCCTCTCACTACCCAAACAATAACTGATAGTGTTTATCTCTGAGAAATCTGTCAGCTGCAGTAGGAACTTTGTCATCTTGCAGGAGTATAAATTGGCAGTGGAGAGACCACAGCCTTATGCTGAAGGCACCATGCAAGTCTTCCTTCTCCTCGCAGCCGTAGGGCTTTGCGGAGCGCAGTACAACTCCAACACTCAGGCTGGGAGGACATCTATTGTACATCTCTTTGAATGGCGCTGGGCCGATATTGCTCTCGAGTGTGAACGCTACTTAGCTCCTAATGGATTTGGAGGAGTTCAGGTACGTTGTTTCCTGCCCGTAGGTAGTGAAACTGCTTTGTAACATTTGATTAATAAACCGCAAAAGGCCAGAATCAGAGACAGCCAGCTCCAAGTAACTTTGGTGTGGAACGTGGGGATGGAAGTAGTAAATGCTGTTAGGCGCAACCAGAGATCCCGCCGGCCTGGGTCGGGTGTCTCTCCATCAGACCAGCTGCAAAGGTGCACGCTTTCCCCTGATGGGCTTCCCTTGGAAGGCTaagttttcctcttccctttttacTGAGGCAAGTGTCTCAGCGTGGAGTTTTGGCTTTCCGAAGGATGTCTCTATTGCAGACAAAAGTAGTTCCTGTGGCTTCAGCCCTCCCATGTGCGTGCCCTTGGACAGCAGGCCCAGGCTGGACATGGGCAGCCCATGGGAACAAAAGAGAACTTCCTTGCTACCAGTCTACAAGACGGACATCTCGCAGACCCCAGcttgtgctgcagggagggagagagagcgagagagaCCGGGTCTAGCACAAAGCCTGTCTCTCATGGGAATCCAGGACTAATCTTGGTGCATGTTTTGCACTTTGAACTTGAAACAGGAACTACTGGTTTCTTACTGAGGTCCATCATCTCATCGGCAGGTTTCTCctccaaatgaaaatattgtccTTACTAACCCATTCAGACCCTGGTGGGAAAGATACCAGCCCATCAGCTACAAGCTCTGCACTCgatcaggaaatgaaaatgaattcagaGACATGGTGACCAGATGCAACAACGTTGGAGTAAGTGCCTTTAAAACACGTAACTGATACAGCGAGCAGTGTGGTTTCAACTGAGGGACATCACTGCTCCTGTCCTCAAAGGAGGCAGAAATGGAGAatatgaaaggggaaaaagggtcGAATTAACAGTGATGTGGTAAAGCTCTGACTGTTACTTCCCAGCGCTACAAAGCATACTGAAATGCAATCACTACGTTTCAGGTTTATATTTATGTGGATGCTGTCGTCAACCACAtgtgtggggctgcaggtggctcAGGCACCCATTCAACCTGTGGAAGCTATTTCGACGCTGGGAACGAAAATTTTCCAGCAGTGCCGTACTCTGGCTGGGATTTCAATGATGGCAGATGTCACACCTCAAATGGAGAAATCCAGAATTATGGAGATATGTATCAGGTAAATTTCTATGGGAAAACTGTGAAttcttttttaacctgttcTATAAAGACTACTGTAAGGCCACACAAAGGGAGTAGTTGACCACAGATTCAGCGCTTCACCACCTGACCAGTGAATACAGTGAGCATCATAGATTTGTCTTCAGGGAAGGTACTTGTGGTGCACAGTATAGTAGGCACTGAGAAATCACAAACCTGCCCCACATGTTTCATGTGGGCATGCGCAGGACTGTGCGCCTGAACTGATGGAGCCCAAAGCACTCAGCTGCACCAGTGAGCTCTTCCTTACAGCTGCTAAACTCAGCTGAGCCTGATAAGGTGGAAAACTCCTGGAAAACTGGCAGCAGTGCAAGATGCTACCCTGGCTGCGCGCGGTAGTGTTTTTGTACATGGAATGTGTGGCAGGTCTTTCTCAAGTTCACAGCTCAGCCTTCATCAGCTTTGCAATGATACGCTGTGCAGATTCCCATCCGGAATGCTGATGACATCAAGATGGGGAGGTGATATTTTACTGACCACTGCTGCATGGAGTGAGACCACAGTGCTCTTTATTACCTTCccctttctccattttcctttttaatttcctttgtcatttgtcctttatcttttcctttttctttccctttcctttgtctttttgcttttgcttttacttttcctttctctttgtcctttttgtttttctttttcattttctaatttttctttttcattttattttttatttcaacttttttcttttcccttttattttccctattcctttcctttttcttattttttttctctttctttttccttttccttatccatttctttttcttttaacttttttttttttttactttttttcctcttcctcttcctcttctttttccttttccttttcctttttttttttttttcattttctttttcctttgacttttgtatctgcatttgctttcccttttctgttctcctttcccttttcttttacattGTTCTTTATTCCTTTCACAGGTTCGTGACTGTCGCTTGAGTGGTCTTCTTGATCTGGCCCAGGAGAAGGACTATGTACGCACAAAAATTGCAGAGTACATGAATTACCTCATTGATATTGGTGTAGCAGGCTTCCGGATTGATGCTGCCAAGCATATGTGGCCTGGGGACATCAAAGCATTTCTGGACAAGCTGAATACTCTGAATACTCGATGGTTTCCTTCAGGAACAAAACCGTTCATTTACCAAGAGGTAATCTCCAtgaatttcctttctgcttctctttgtgCATGTGTCTTTTctaccttcctcctcctgaggAGTGGCAGTGATGCCATGGGCCTGTTCCTACACACCAGGAAAGGCTGAGCTCCGCAGTCCAGTGGGTGAGTGATACCTGCCCTTCAGAAATGCAAGGCACCTTGAAATCTATGTGGGGATTTCTAATGGTCAACTAACTAGGAGGTGGTAGGCGGCAGCTTAGGGCAACTCTACAGCCCCTTCTTTCCACATGGTTACAACATGTATTGTACCAACTTTTGGCTGATTTGCCCAGCAGAAACGAACGTGCTGGGCAATGCATTTCTCTCAAGCTAAAAGATGAGGTAAAGTTGCTGAGTGAATGCAGCAATTTTGTCTATGTGGGACCAGAAAAGATGATTACCTTCTGCTTCCTGTACTAGGTAATTGACTTGGGTGGTGAGCCGATCACAGGCAGTCAGTACTTTGGAAATGGCCGAGTGACCGAATTCAAATACGGCGCAAAACTGGGGACAGTGATCCGCAAGTGGAATGGAGAAAAGATGGCCTACTTAAAGTAAGGGCACCCATCGTGCAGCTTGCCTAGGATATGCTGGATGCACAGCTTGGCGGGGTAGATTCAAGTCCTTGTGTTTTTGGCCAGGAACTGGGGAGAAGGCTGGGGCTTTGTGCCTTCTGACAGAGCCTTGGTCTTTGTGGATAACCATGACAACCAgcgggggcacggggctggtggAGCTTCCATTCTCACCTTCTGGGATGCCAGGTAAGGAATGCGGGGTTGTCTGGCTGATGCCTCT from Aythya fuligula isolate bAytFul2 chromosome 8, bAytFul2.pri, whole genome shotgun sequence includes these protein-coding regions:
- the LOC116491970 gene encoding pancreatic alpha-amylase-like, which produces MQVFLLLAAVGLCGAQYNSNTQAGRTSIVHLFEWRWADIALECERYLAPNGFGGVQVSPPNENIVLTNPFRPWWERYQPISYKLCTRSGNENEFRDMVTRCNNVGVYIYVDAVVNHMCGAAGGSGTHSTCGSYFDAGNENFPAVPYSGWDFNDGRCHTSNGEIQNYGDMYQVRDCRLSGLLDLAQEKDYVRTKIAEYMNYLIDIGVAGFRIDAAKHMWPGDIKAFLDKLNTLNTRWFPSGTKPFIYQEVIDLGGEPITGSQYFGNGRVTEFKYGAKLGTVIRKWNGEKMAYLKNWGEGWGFVPSDRALVFVDNHDNQRGHGAGGASILTFWDARLYKMAVGFMLAHPYGFTRVMSSYRWTRNFVNGRDVNDWIGPPSNSDGSTKSVTINADTTCGNDWVCEHRWRQIRNMVIFRNVVDGQPFSNWWDNGSNQVAFGRGNKGFIVFNNDDWYMNVNLQTGLPAGTYCDVISGQKEGNACTGKQVYVSGDGTANFQISNTDEDPFVAIHVNAKL